One Synechococcus sp. JA-2-3B'a(2-13) genomic window carries:
- the glgP gene encoding alpha-glucan family phosphorylase: MKPLRTFKVTPYLPTPLESLRLLAYNLHFSWNVETRSLFRRMDPDLWDACSHNPVALLGRIRQERLDELAEDPGFLAQLERASQQLQSYLQEDTWYRKYRSAQAVEGECYAYFSAEFGLADCLPLYSGGLGVLAGDHLKAASDLGLPLVGVGLLYQKGYFRQYLNPDGWQQERYPVNDFFNMPLELQRDAEGREIRIEVDYPNRKVFARIWKVTVGRVPLYLLDTNIEPNSQYDQDITDELYGGDQDLRIHQEIMLGIGGVRALRALGIHPTVYHMNEGHSAFLAVERIRLLMVEQGLSFEEAWQVAKSSQMFTTHTPVPAGIDLFPPDKIDYYLGFYYSQMGLSRERFLALGRENTGDFQSPFSMAVLAINMASFVNGVSKLHGAVSRKMFSRLWPGIPLEEVPITSITNGVHVRTWVGEENQALYDRYLGPDWAEAPPSDPLWQKVDRIPDGELWRAHERSRSRLINFTRERLMEQLQKRAASAAEIQRASEALNPEVLTIGFARRFATYKRATLLFHNLERLKALLNHPQYPMQFIFAGKAHPRDIPGKELIRQIVQVSRQPEFRQRLVFIEDYDMYVTSLMVAGVDVWLNNPLRPREASGTSGMKAAANGGQNLSILDGWWDEADYYQTGWPIGRGEEYEDRAYQDEVESNALYDLLEQEVAPLFYQRGSDGLPHQWIQRMKQAIRLNCPQFSTQRMVLEYVQRAYIPLSNYFDRMRRDHFESARQFVRWQNHLQEHWYNIQVLNVQIETPKKAAAAGLALAQDDQVVMARDPLTVTVEVRLGSLQPQDVIVQAYQGPVKDDGQIQKGQAISLRYVETLEDRAIFSGQICYEASGLQGLAIRLLPFHPDMHDPYELRLMLWA; encoded by the coding sequence ATGAAGCCGCTACGCACGTTTAAGGTCACTCCCTACCTGCCTACTCCGCTGGAAAGTCTGCGCTTGTTGGCTTACAACCTGCATTTTAGTTGGAACGTAGAAACCCGCAGCCTATTCCGGCGCATGGATCCGGATCTGTGGGATGCCTGCAGCCACAACCCGGTGGCTCTTCTGGGCCGGATTCGGCAGGAACGGCTGGATGAGTTGGCGGAGGATCCCGGCTTTTTGGCCCAGTTGGAACGGGCCAGCCAACAACTGCAGAGCTACCTGCAGGAAGACACTTGGTACCGCAAGTATCGTTCGGCCCAAGCGGTGGAAGGGGAGTGCTACGCTTATTTTTCGGCCGAGTTTGGTTTGGCCGATTGTCTGCCCCTCTACTCAGGCGGCTTGGGGGTTTTGGCCGGGGATCACCTCAAGGCGGCCAGCGACCTGGGCTTGCCCCTGGTGGGTGTGGGCTTGCTCTACCAAAAGGGGTATTTCCGCCAGTACCTCAACCCCGACGGCTGGCAGCAGGAACGCTACCCAGTTAACGATTTCTTTAACATGCCCCTGGAGCTGCAGAGAGATGCGGAGGGCCGCGAAATTCGCATTGAGGTGGATTATCCCAACCGCAAGGTGTTCGCCCGCATTTGGAAGGTGACGGTGGGGAGGGTGCCCCTCTATCTTCTGGACACCAACATCGAGCCCAACAGCCAGTACGACCAAGACATCACCGATGAGCTGTACGGTGGCGACCAAGATCTGCGCATCCACCAGGAGATCATGCTGGGGATCGGCGGCGTGCGGGCTTTGCGCGCCCTTGGCATCCATCCCACCGTCTACCACATGAACGAAGGGCACTCCGCCTTTTTGGCAGTAGAGCGGATTCGCCTGTTGATGGTGGAGCAGGGGCTGAGCTTTGAAGAGGCCTGGCAGGTGGCCAAGTCCAGCCAGATGTTTACCACCCACACGCCGGTGCCCGCCGGGATTGACTTGTTCCCGCCCGACAAGATCGATTACTACCTCGGCTTCTACTACAGCCAGATGGGCCTGAGCCGGGAGCGCTTTTTGGCTTTGGGACGGGAAAATACCGGCGACTTCCAATCTCCCTTCAGCATGGCAGTGCTGGCCATCAACATGGCCTCTTTTGTGAACGGTGTGAGCAAGCTGCATGGGGCGGTTTCCCGCAAGATGTTCAGCCGGCTGTGGCCTGGGATCCCGCTGGAAGAAGTGCCGATTACTTCCATCACCAACGGGGTACATGTCCGCACCTGGGTGGGGGAGGAGAACCAAGCCCTCTACGACCGCTACCTGGGGCCGGATTGGGCAGAGGCTCCTCCTTCGGATCCCCTCTGGCAAAAGGTGGATCGGATTCCGGATGGGGAATTGTGGCGGGCCCACGAGCGCAGCCGCTCCCGCCTGATTAACTTTACCCGCGAGCGCTTGATGGAACAGCTCCAGAAACGGGCTGCCTCAGCGGCTGAGATCCAACGGGCCTCTGAGGCCCTCAACCCGGAGGTGCTTACCATTGGGTTTGCCCGCCGCTTTGCCACCTACAAGCGGGCCACCCTTTTGTTCCACAACCTGGAACGGCTCAAGGCTTTGCTCAACCATCCTCAGTACCCGATGCAGTTTATCTTTGCCGGCAAGGCCCACCCCCGCGACATACCCGGCAAAGAGCTGATCCGCCAGATCGTGCAGGTGTCGCGGCAGCCGGAGTTTCGCCAGCGCTTGGTTTTCATTGAGGACTACGACATGTATGTCACCAGCTTGATGGTGGCCGGGGTGGATGTGTGGCTGAACAACCCCTTGCGCCCCCGGGAGGCCAGCGGCACCAGTGGCATGAAGGCGGCAGCCAACGGTGGACAGAACCTCAGTATTTTGGACGGCTGGTGGGACGAGGCTGACTATTACCAGACCGGCTGGCCCATTGGCCGCGGTGAGGAGTATGAGGATCGCGCCTATCAAGATGAGGTGGAGTCGAATGCCCTCTACGACCTGCTGGAACAAGAGGTTGCCCCTCTCTTCTACCAGCGCGGCAGCGATGGCCTACCCCATCAGTGGATCCAGCGCATGAAGCAGGCGATTCGCCTCAATTGCCCCCAGTTCAGCACGCAGCGCATGGTGTTGGAGTACGTCCAGCGAGCCTACATTCCTCTCAGCAACTACTTCGACCGCATGCGCCGTGACCACTTCGAGTCGGCCCGCCAGTTCGTTCGTTGGCAAAACCACCTGCAGGAGCATTGGTACAACATCCAGGTTCTCAACGTCCAGATCGAAACCCCGAAGAAAGCTGCCGCTGCCGGCCTTGCCTTGGCACAGGATGACCAAGTGGTGATGGCCAGGGATCCCCTCACCGTGACGGTGGAAGTGCGGCTGGGATCCCTGCAACCTCAGGATGTGATTGTGCAAGCTTATCAGGGGCCGGTCAAGGATGATGGCCAGATTCAGAAAGGACAGGCAATCTCCCTGCGCTATGTGGAGACGCTGGAGGATCGGGCCATCTTTTCCGGCCAGATTTGCTATGAGGCCAGCGGCTTGCAAGGGTTAGCCATCCGCTTGCTGCCCTTTCACCCCGATATGCACGATCCCTATGAGCTGCGGTTGATGCTCTGGGCGTGA
- a CDS encoding tetratricopeptide repeat protein: protein MFRAHDSAGLRLLIAVALLLGSMASWRQDRLLAVMGLVGAAAISAFTRPAILAYNRGRERWLNRDLLGAIEQLSLALQRDPCLANAYILRGEAYFALGQVPQALEDFGQAIRLAPRRPEPYFYRGLIRQSQGDLQGATAEFAELVRLHPNVPHHLSLANLLMQQGSLPLALAHLDEAIRLDPTSALAHSQRARLHSYLGEWEAALSDWSQAIDWDPSPAHYYQRGVTYACGDYFDEAIADLSRSLEIEPQQPNVLYIRGNLLYALGEIKAALDDYERAFRLEADMNRIDLSDEYGLYGRGLAYWNMGDKATAFSDLQAALQVSRQHHNLALEQRVRRSLLQLSNPDWDPAQSA, encoded by the coding sequence ATGTTCAGAGCCCACGACTCTGCCGGTTTGCGCCTTTTGATTGCGGTTGCCCTGTTGCTGGGGAGCATGGCCAGCTGGCGGCAGGATCGTCTTTTGGCAGTGATGGGCCTGGTGGGTGCAGCCGCCATCTCTGCCTTTACCCGTCCGGCCATCTTGGCCTACAACCGTGGTCGAGAACGGTGGCTGAACCGGGATTTGCTGGGGGCTATTGAACAGCTCAGCTTGGCTCTGCAACGGGATCCCTGCCTGGCCAACGCCTACATTTTGCGGGGAGAAGCCTACTTTGCCCTCGGCCAAGTTCCCCAGGCCCTGGAGGATTTCGGCCAGGCGATCCGGTTGGCCCCGCGGCGACCAGAACCCTATTTTTATCGCGGGCTGATTCGTCAATCTCAGGGGGATCTCCAGGGAGCAACGGCGGAGTTTGCTGAGCTGGTGCGCCTACACCCCAATGTCCCCCACCACCTCAGCTTGGCCAACCTGCTCATGCAACAGGGATCCCTGCCTTTGGCCCTAGCTCATCTGGATGAAGCCATTCGCTTGGATCCCACCTCAGCGCTTGCCCATTCCCAGCGGGCCCGTTTGCACAGCTACCTGGGCGAATGGGAGGCGGCTTTGTCCGATTGGTCGCAGGCTATTGACTGGGATCCCAGCCCAGCCCACTACTACCAGCGGGGGGTGACCTACGCCTGTGGTGATTACTTTGACGAGGCCATTGCCGACCTCAGCCGCAGCCTAGAAATAGAACCCCAACAGCCCAACGTTCTCTACATCAGGGGCAACCTTCTCTATGCGCTGGGGGAGATCAAAGCTGCTTTGGACGACTACGAGCGGGCCTTTCGCCTGGAAGCGGACATGAACCGCATCGACCTCTCCGACGAGTATGGGTTGTACGGACGAGGGCTGGCCTACTGGAATATGGGGGATAAAGCGACAGCTTTTTCGGATTTGCAGGCAGCTTTGCAGGTCAGCCGCCAACATCACAACCTGGCTCTGGAGCAGCGGGTGCGCCGGTCTCTGCTGCAACTGAGCAATCCCGACTGGGATCCTGCGCAATCTGCCTAG
- a CDS encoding response regulator transcription factor has protein sequence MQPLHILLAEGNPHLCSLLCWHLQQAGHQVWAAETLRQAKTLLQHQPIHLLILDAELSNRGGLQLCRWAHRQCDLLILLLSHRGSEADIIAGLEAGADDYLTKPFSMQLLDAHLLALARRRQRHIPPTFLQYGDLKIDLVQRRVALAGEEIDLTPQEFSLLMVLVQADGDPVSRLELLERAWPDSTDNPRTVDTHILSLRKKLERDPRQPSLIHTVRNVGYCFGLNPPLPQEQKTVSVAAGVSGSGPQRQRRGVAASGEAPANQSIKSR, from the coding sequence ATGCAACCCTTGCACATCTTGCTGGCAGAAGGCAACCCTCATCTGTGCAGCTTGCTGTGTTGGCATTTGCAACAGGCCGGACACCAAGTTTGGGCAGCAGAGACCCTTCGCCAGGCAAAGACCCTGCTGCAACACCAGCCCATTCACCTGCTGATTTTGGATGCGGAGCTGTCCAACCGCGGCGGGCTGCAATTGTGCCGGTGGGCCCATCGCCAATGTGATCTGTTAATTCTGCTACTCTCCCACCGGGGATCCGAGGCGGATATCATCGCCGGCCTGGAGGCAGGAGCGGACGATTACCTCACCAAGCCCTTCAGTATGCAACTGCTGGATGCCCACCTTCTAGCCTTGGCTCGGCGGCGACAGCGTCATATTCCTCCCACCTTTCTGCAGTATGGGGATCTCAAAATTGACCTGGTGCAACGGCGCGTCGCCTTGGCTGGGGAAGAGATCGACCTCACGCCCCAGGAGTTTAGCCTGCTGATGGTGCTGGTGCAGGCGGACGGGGATCCCGTCTCTCGTCTAGAGCTACTAGAGCGAGCATGGCCGGATTCCACCGATAACCCTCGCACCGTCGATACCCATATCCTCTCGTTGCGCAAAAAGCTGGAACGGGATCCGCGCCAGCCCAGCTTGATCCACACAGTGCGCAATGTCGGCTACTGCTTCGGTCTCAACCCCCCGCTGCCTCAGGAACAGAAAACCGTTTCAGTGGCTGCAGGCGTTTCGGGATCTGGGCCTCAGCGGCAGCGTCGTGGAGTCGCAGCGTCAGGGGAGGCACCTGCAAATCAATCAATCAAATCCCGCTAG